In Exiguobacterium sibiricum 7-3, a genomic segment contains:
- a CDS encoding nitroreductase family protein gives MNQTLSDTLSLLTERRSVRHYDETVTLSQEEVKELIELTTAAPSAWNLQHWHFVAFHSEEAKQQLAPIAYNQPAISSSSVVIAVLGDLQANRNYNPVYGPAVEAGGMTEDLFDSIKGQVEGAYQSEAYARDAAMSNASLAAMQLMLVAEAKGLSTLAMGGFNHQLFTETFITDERYVPVMLIAVGKAVEDAKKRPALRLPVNQVTTIL, from the coding sequence ATGAATCAAACACTATCCGATACACTATCACTTTTGACAGAACGCCGTTCAGTTCGTCATTACGATGAGACAGTTACGCTTTCGCAGGAAGAAGTAAAAGAATTAATCGAATTGACGACAGCTGCGCCAAGTGCTTGGAACTTGCAACATTGGCATTTCGTCGCCTTCCATTCGGAAGAAGCGAAGCAGCAATTGGCTCCAATCGCTTACAATCAGCCTGCCATCAGTTCTTCTTCAGTCGTCATTGCCGTACTAGGGGATTTACAGGCAAACCGAAACTATAATCCGGTTTATGGTCCAGCCGTAGAAGCAGGAGGCATGACGGAAGACTTGTTCGACTCGATCAAAGGACAAGTGGAAGGAGCTTACCAAAGCGAGGCTTACGCGAGAGATGCAGCCATGTCAAACGCAAGTCTAGCAGCGATGCAACTCATGTTGGTCGCTGAAGCAAAAGGATTATCAACACTTGCGATGGGTGGATTCAATCATCAACTCTTCACGGAAACGTTTATTACAGATGAACGTTATGTTCCGGTCATGTTGATTGCCGTCGGGAAAGCAGTGGAAGATGCGAAAAAACGTCCGGCCCTTCGTCTGCCGGTCAATCAAGTCACGACAATTCTATAA
- the yhfH gene encoding protein YhfH — MEQPLYQETSPEFYRQLPVKTCSHCGKEMDEQCESYKTECDECAVTEH, encoded by the coding sequence ATGGAACAACCCCTTTACCAAGAAACTTCTCCGGAGTTTTACCGTCAACTTCCGGTCAAGACCTGCTCTCATTGCGGAAAAGAAATGGATGAACAGTGCGAATCATATAAAACAGAATGTGATGAGTGTGCTGTTACAGAACACTGA
- a CDS encoding YkyA family protein, with amino-acid sequence MIKKRMILTSCLTCLTFLILSACSSDPASSMYDQLEEQAKSEQKAAAVAEQRTRQDEISVNTYQAVLEAGADDIKRAQNERDELAALNQDRVALLKQEQTIRTRAFDELDLKKLANSLSSLPVAAKKDGKVLLDVFKEREKAFDTFLKRYAATIDSEKKVLSYLTEKPNFVKIDEATADLNRTSRQATEALKTFNQLTVRYNELKPTFYKKAGLNIK; translated from the coding sequence ATGATTAAAAAACGGATGATCCTCACCAGTTGTTTGACCTGTCTCACCTTCTTGATTCTCAGTGCCTGCTCGAGTGATCCCGCCTCCTCGATGTACGATCAGCTAGAAGAACAAGCGAAGTCCGAACAAAAAGCAGCCGCTGTCGCTGAGCAACGGACGCGCCAAGATGAAATTTCCGTCAATACCTATCAAGCCGTCCTCGAAGCTGGGGCCGATGACATTAAACGGGCACAAAATGAACGGGATGAATTAGCCGCGTTGAATCAAGATCGTGTCGCATTGTTAAAACAGGAACAAACAATCCGTACCCGTGCTTTTGATGAGTTGGATCTTAAAAAATTAGCGAATAGTTTATCTTCGTTACCTGTTGCAGCAAAAAAGGACGGGAAAGTTCTTCTCGATGTCTTCAAGGAGCGCGAGAAGGCTTTTGATACGTTTTTAAAACGTTATGCGGCTACGATTGACTCAGAAAAGAAAGTGCTTTCCTACTTGACCGAAAAACCGAACTTCGTTAAGATTGATGAAGCAACAGCTGATTTAAACCGGACTTCCCGTCAAGCGACAGAGGCACTTAAAACCTTCAATCAATTGACCGTCCGCTACAATGAATTAAAGCCAACCTTTTACAAAAAGGCTGGACTCAACATTAAATAA
- a CDS encoding polysaccharide deacetylase family protein, with product MDPYNSGNPIGLGPRYRKPKRKYFAKLFITLALILLPIGGYIVYQYLTSTQQQVSVKSVQSLREVPTPNLDKARVEKWNGITKKVAYLTFEDGPTALTPDILKSLQEQDVKATFFLIGSNIDEQPDVVRLMAKDGHYIGSHSETHDYDTLYKKKQYVSEMLRVQKQIKQLTNHSPLLTRPPYGSTPGITKSIAKEIEQAHLRVWDWSIDSMDWYYKDSAKEVAKTVISRAEDPVEIILLHEQPQTLRALPAIVAGLKKKGYQFSIYDEDFHIPYNFAKFSNL from the coding sequence ATGGATCCATACAACTCAGGTAATCCAATCGGCCTTGGACCAAGGTACCGAAAACCAAAACGAAAGTATTTCGCTAAGCTTTTTATTACGCTGGCGCTGATTCTTCTTCCGATTGGCGGTTATATCGTTTATCAGTACCTTACTTCGACACAACAACAAGTCAGTGTAAAATCTGTCCAATCTTTGCGGGAAGTTCCGACTCCGAACTTAGACAAGGCACGCGTCGAGAAATGGAATGGAATTACTAAAAAAGTAGCTTATCTGACATTTGAAGATGGACCAACCGCATTGACTCCGGACATCTTGAAATCATTACAAGAACAAGACGTCAAGGCGACCTTCTTCCTGATCGGAAGTAACATCGATGAGCAACCGGATGTCGTCCGCCTGATGGCAAAGGATGGACATTATATCGGGTCCCACAGTGAAACACATGATTACGACACGTTGTATAAGAAAAAGCAGTATGTTTCCGAAATGCTCCGGGTTCAAAAACAAATCAAGCAACTGACGAATCACAGCCCGTTGTTGACACGTCCTCCTTACGGATCAACACCCGGCATTACCAAGTCCATTGCAAAAGAAATCGAACAGGCTCATCTTCGGGTTTGGGATTGGTCGATTGATTCAATGGACTGGTACTACAAAGATAGTGCCAAGGAAGTCGCAAAAACCGTTATTAGCCGAGCGGAAGATCCGGTCGAAATCATCCTGTTGCATGAACAACCACAAACATTGCGGGCATTACCTGCAATTGTCGCTGGATTAAAGAAAAAGGGCTATCAATTTTCCATCTATGATGAAGATTTTCATATCCCGTATAATTTCGCAAAATTCTCTAATTTATAA